One region of Chlorobiota bacterium genomic DNA includes:
- the nuoD gene encoding NADH dehydrogenase (quinone) subunit D has translation MNIGSTATLERVTDLRQRKILSKVIDKDTTISLEGRDPLENTMILNMGPQHPATHGVLRVLLRLDGETVEKCIPELGYLHRGYEKLGENMTYHEFLPHTDRLDYLSPMSNNVAYAMAVEKVLGLEIPPRAAWIRTMICELARISSHLLAMGAMSMDCGAITMLLWTFRERERLYDIFEQICGARFTTSYTRIGGVANDFTPDVIPMIRKFIDQFPAQLRDFEGLVNRNRIFVERVSGIGYMSAEEAIQLGLTGPCLRGSGVAHDLRRDEPYLLYDQLDFDVITYADGDCYARYMVRGDEMKESVKIVRQLLDNIPAGPVIANEAKQVLPGKVEIYTKMEELIQDFMLVNFGQQTELGEIYSCIESPKGELGFYITSDGSGQAWRMKIRSPSFCNLQALQPMCEGAMVSDVVAIIGSIDPVMGEADK, from the coding sequence CTGAGCAAGGTAATTGACAAGGATACCACGATCTCCCTTGAAGGGCGCGACCCACTGGAGAACACGATGATCCTGAACATGGGACCGCAGCATCCGGCAACGCACGGGGTGCTTCGCGTCCTGCTTCGGCTGGATGGTGAGACCGTGGAAAAATGCATCCCCGAGCTGGGATACCTCCATCGCGGCTACGAAAAGCTGGGGGAGAACATGACCTACCATGAGTTCCTTCCCCACACGGACCGCCTGGACTACTTGTCGCCAATGTCGAACAACGTGGCCTATGCAATGGCGGTGGAGAAGGTGCTGGGGTTGGAAATTCCCCCGCGTGCGGCGTGGATTCGGACGATGATCTGCGAGCTTGCCCGCATCAGCTCGCACCTGCTGGCAATGGGGGCAATGTCCATGGATTGCGGCGCAATCACCATGCTGCTTTGGACCTTCCGCGAGCGCGAACGGCTGTACGACATCTTCGAGCAGATCTGCGGTGCGCGATTCACCACCAGCTACACCCGCATTGGGGGCGTTGCCAACGATTTTACGCCAGACGTGATCCCGATGATCCGCAAGTTTATTGACCAGTTCCCGGCGCAGCTTCGCGACTTTGAGGGATTGGTGAACCGCAACCGAATCTTTGTTGAGCGGGTGTCGGGCATTGGATATATGTCTGCCGAGGAGGCCATCCAGCTTGGGCTTACCGGCCCCTGCCTGCGCGGAAGCGGCGTTGCCCACGACCTTCGCCGCGACGAGCCATACCTGCTGTACGACCAGCTTGACTTCGACGTTATCACCTACGCCGACGGCGATTGCTACGCCCGCTACATGGTGCGCGGCGATGAGATGAAGGAGTCGGTGAAAATTGTGCGCCAGTTGCTGGACAACATCCCCGCCGGCCCCGTGATTGCCAACGAAGCCAAGCAAGTGCTTCCCGGAAAAGTGGAGATTTACACGAAGATGGAGGAGCTGATCCAAGATTTCATGCTGGTCAATTTTGGCCAACAGACCGAGCTAGGGGAAATCTACTCCTGCATCGAATCGCCAAAAGGTGAGCTTGGATTCTACATCACCAGCGACGGCAGCGGCCAGGCATGGCGGATGAAAATCCGCTCTCCATCATTCTGCAATCTTCAGGCCTTGCAGCCGATGTGCGAAGGGGCGATGGTCAGCGACGTGGTAGCAATCATCGGCTCCATTGACCCGGTGATGGGGGAAGCGGATAAGTAA
- a CDS encoding signal peptidase II → MRKKIFLIPIGIVLFDQITKLSVKGFDLFGWNYPGMMLGESRPVLGDFLRWTFVENPGMAFGLDFGMPVILSLFSVAASIFLVHLLRKTSADGWSGLRIALALILGGAAGNLIDRVFYGVFYNYASLFYGRVVDFVDVDIPDFSLFGRELERFYIFNIADAAVSIGVVLLLFFYPAGGKQTVSIPPSTSDSSSEPAPDQPSQEPSNNEEAKALPTEEKPHEG, encoded by the coding sequence GTGCGGAAAAAAATTTTTCTGATCCCCATTGGGATCGTCCTGTTCGATCAAATCACCAAGCTATCGGTAAAAGGGTTCGACCTTTTCGGCTGGAATTATCCGGGGATGATGCTTGGCGAAAGCCGCCCGGTGCTTGGCGACTTCCTCCGTTGGACCTTCGTGGAGAATCCCGGGATGGCGTTCGGGTTGGATTTTGGAATGCCGGTGATTCTTAGCCTGTTCAGCGTTGCCGCCTCCATCTTCCTTGTCCACCTTCTTCGCAAAACCTCCGCCGATGGCTGGAGCGGCCTGCGGATTGCGTTGGCACTGATTCTTGGCGGCGCGGCGGGGAACTTAATTGACCGCGTGTTTTACGGGGTTTTCTACAATTACGCCTCGCTGTTTTACGGTCGCGTGGTTGATTTTGTGGATGTTGACATCCCCGATTTCTCGCTGTTCGGTCGCGAGCTTGAGCGGTTCTACATTTTCAACATCGCCGATGCTGCGGTTTCGATCGGGGTGGTGTTGCTGCTGTTTTTTTACCCGGCAGGCGGGAAGCAAACGGTTAGCATCCCTCCTTCAACTTCGGACTCATCATCGGAGCCTGCTCCGGACCAACCAAGCCAAGAGCCAAGCAATAACGAAGAGGCCAAAGCCTTGCCAACAGAAGAGAAGCCGCATGAGGGATAA